A DNA window from Ficedula albicollis isolate OC2 chromosome 1, FicAlb1.5, whole genome shotgun sequence contains the following coding sequences:
- the MPHOSPH8 gene encoding M-phase phosphoprotein 8 yields PEEDEEQDGADVFEVEKILDVKTEGGKTLYKVRWKGYTSDDDTWEPEAHLEDCKEVLLEFRKNNKPKPVKKDIQKPSLNDDIFEAESDSDWQSETKDDVSPKKKKKKSKEGEDKSPDDLKKKKSKSAKVKEKPRTECENSSDTLVFDSKPKKRTLETKEDSKDPKKQRKEDTKEIKKKKGEVKDLKTKSKEDSKENKKSQEKHGDVQFDSESSTVDDSIYQGTGNENSNINSENKEERQKVVSGEERLEQEINEKGATTDRYLDGSASNEDDSIDTRAKRKKKKIQKAEDYREEDGKAEIQDTHLEKKSMHKKQTGQEKAPGELEKLSPVTSPVQRGLKLSTDERVCKPTDSPGEEKEVKKPEIKEKSQKKEPEKEEKSRKEHKVLKNGKQQVLSLGMDMQLEWLTLEEFQKHLDGEDENHVSKEPISSSLLRDAVKSGDYMTVKMALSSNEEYNLNQEDASGMTLVMLAAAGGHDDLLRVLIRKGAEVNGRQKNGTTALIHAAEKNFLTTVAILLEAGAYVNMQQSNGETALMKACKRGNSDIVRLMIESGADCNILSKHQNSAMHFAKQCNNVLVYEQLRSHLEMLSKVAEDTIRNYFETRLALLEPVFPLACHCLREGPDFSLDFYYKPPQNVPEGSGILLFVFHANFLGKEVIARLCGTCSVHAVVLNDKFQLPVFLDSHFIYSFNPTAGLNKLFIRLAESPAAKIKLLIGAYRVQQLP; encoded by the exons cccgaggagGACGAGGAGCAGGACGGGGCGGACGTGTTCGAGGTGGAGAAGATCCTTGACGTGAAGACCGAGGGG GGTAAAACTCTCTATAAAGTCCGGTGGAAAGGATACACCTCTGATGATGATACCTGGGAACCTGAGGCTCACTTGGAAGACTGCAAAGAAGTGCTTCttgaattcagaaaaaataataagccTAAACCTGTTAAAAAAGACATACAG AAACCATCTCTAAATGATGATATATTTGAAGCAGAGTCTGACAGTGACTGGCAGAGTGAAACAAAAGATGATGTTTcaccaaagaagaaaaagaagaagtcAAAAGAGGGAGAGGATAAAAGTCCAGATgacctgaagaagaaaaaatctaaGTCTGCAAAAGTCAAGGAAAAACCCAGAACAGAATGCGAAAATTCCTCAGATACTTTGGTTTTTGATTCAAAGCCAAAAAAAAGGACTTTAGAAACTAAGGAAGATTCAAAGGACCCaaagaagcaaaggaaagaagatactaaagaaatcaagaaaaagaagggagaagttaaagatttaaaaacaaaatctaaagaagattctaaagaaaataaaaaatcacaggAGAAGCATGGTGATGTTCAGTTTGACTCAGAATCAAGCACTGTAGATGATTCAATTTATCAAGGAACTGGTAATGAAAATTCAAacataaattctgaaaataaagaagagagaCAAAAGGTAGTAAGTGGAGAAGAGAGATTGGaacaagaaattaatgaaaaaggtGCCACAACTGATAGATATCTTGATGGATCAGCAAGTAATGAAGATGACAGTATTGATACTAGGgctaaaagaaagaagaaaaaaattcagaaagcagaagactATAGAGaagaagatggaaaagcagaaattcaggaTACTCATTTAGAGAAGAAGAGCATgcacaaaaagcaaacaggTCAAGAAAAAGCACcgggagagctggagaaattGTCACCTGTTACTTCACCAGTGCAGAGGGGTTTGAAATTGAGCACTGATGAGAGGGTGTGCAAGCCCACTGATTCCCCTGGGGAG gaaaaagaagtaaaaaaacctgaaattaaagaaaaatctcaaaaaaaagagcctgaaaaagaagaaaaaagcaggaaagagcaTAAAGTCCTAAAAA aTGGCAAGCAGCAAGTCCTGAGTTTGGGTATGGACATGCAGTTAGAGTGGCTGACACTAGAAGAATTCCAGAAGCATCTTGATGGAGAAGATGAGAATCATGTATCAAAAGAGCCAATATCAAGTA gtCTCCTGAGAGATGCTGTTAAAAGTGGAGACTACATGACAGTGAAAATGGCACTTTCTTCAAATGAGGAATATAATTTGAATCAAGAG GATGCAAGTGGAATGACCCTGGTaatgcttgctgctgctggagggcacGACGACCTTCTGCGGGTGCTGATCAGGAAAGGAGCTGAAGTTAATGGTAGACAGAAAAATGGGACAACTGCATTGATACATGCAGCTGAAAAG aattttCTAACAACAGTAGCTATTCTTCTGGAAGCTGGAGCATATGTGAACATGCAGCAGAGCAATGGTGAGACTGCCTTAATGAAG gcTTGTAAAAGAGGGAATTCTGATATAGTGCGGCTCATGATTGAAAGCGGAGCTGACTGCAACATTTTGTCCAAGCATCAGAACAGCGCCATGCATTTTGCTAAGCAGTGCAATAACGTACTGGTGTatgagcagctcaggagccacTTGGAAAT GCTCTCCAAAGTAGCAGAAGATACCAtcaggaattattttgaaacTCGCCTTGCTTTGCTGGAGCCAGTGTTCCCACTTGCGTGTCATTGTCTCCGCGAAGGGccagatttttctttggatttttacTATAAACCTCCACAAAATGTGCCAGAAG GATCTGGaattcttctctttgttttccatgcAAATTTCCTTGGTAAAGAAGTGATTGCTCGGCTCTGTGGAACATGCAGTGTACACGCTGTGGTTTTAAACGACAAATTCCAGCTCCCTGTATTTTTG GATAGTCACTTTATTTATTCCTTCAACCCTACTGCAGGCCTTAACAAGCTTTTCATACGGTTGGCAGAATCTCCTGCTGCTAAG ATAAAGCTGCTCATAGGAGCTTACAGAGTGCAGCAGCTGCCGTGA